The region CGAGGCCACCGCGCGGTTCTACCGCGACGAGCTGAAGCTGGAAGAGGCCTGGCGGGAGGGCGACGACACGATCGCGTTCGCCCTGCCGGGCGGCGAACTGCAACTCATGGTCTCCAGCGCACCGGGCGGATACGGGCCCATGTACCTCGTTCCCTCGGCTGACGAGTGGGTGCGCGAGCACGCCGACCTCGAGGTGGCGCAGCCGCTGCAGCAGATTCCGGGCGGGGCCACGGTCGGGTTCACGGATCCGGCCGGAAACGCCTTCTACGTATTCGACCAGGAGGAGTAACGCGCGGCGGGCGTCATCCGAAAATCGCGCGTCGTCCGATTTTCGAACCGGCCCTCGACATGTTCACGCTGTATACATATCATGGATGCCACGGTCTAACCTTCGTTGCCAGAGCTGTCGATCGCCGCGACTCCCGTTCGACCTCAGTGTGACGACGTGAGCGCGCCGATCGGAGAGGATCGCATGACCGACACAGACAGAACGCCGCCGCAAGCCAGGCCCACGTGCCACCGCCCGGCGGCGGGCGCACGTTCGCGCAGGTGCTCGTGAACACGGCGGTCGCCAACGTGACCACGAGCTTTCTCTGGTT is a window of Conyzicola nivalis DNA encoding:
- a CDS encoding VOC family protein; protein product: MKPTFLYVPTDDLEATARFYRDELKLEEAWREGDDTIAFALPGGELQLMVSSAPGGYGPMYLVPSADEWVREHADLEVAQPLQQIPGGATVGFTDPAGNAFYVFDQEE